A genome region from Deinococcus sp. KNUC1210 includes the following:
- a CDS encoding HD domain-containing protein: protein MTRPALPTRQQAEALLLDAEAMNPGPWAAHSRFVAQAAAAIAAEHPDLDPQRAFVLGLLHDFGRRTGPNRDRHILDGYDGLSALGHHDAARIALTHSFPRQQMDDLLGAWDGTEQEWKRLATLLAGVQYTEEDRLIQLCDLLALPQGCCILEQRLVDIARRYGLPPQTLPKWEACFALKTHFDAATGNNIYRLLPGLVEMVLG from the coding sequence ATGACCCGCCCTGCGCTCCCCACGCGCCAGCAGGCCGAAGCGCTGCTGCTGGACGCCGAAGCCATGAACCCCGGCCCCTGGGCGGCGCATTCGCGCTTCGTGGCGCAGGCAGCGGCGGCGATTGCTGCCGAGCATCCAGACCTCGACCCCCAGCGGGCCTTTGTGCTGGGGCTGCTGCACGACTTCGGGCGGCGCACCGGGCCGAACCGGGATCGGCATATTCTGGACGGTTACGACGGACTCTCGGCGCTGGGCCACCACGACGCCGCCCGCATCGCCCTGACACATTCGTTTCCCCGGCAACAGATGGACGACCTGCTCGGGGCATGGGACGGCACAGAGCAGGAGTGGAAGCGCCTGGCAACGCTGCTGGCAGGCGTCCAGTACACCGAAGAAGACCGCCTGATCCAGCTCTGCGACCTGCTGGCACTTCCACAGGGGTGCTGCATCCTCGAACAGCGGCTGGTGGATATCGCGCGGCGCTACGGCCTCCCGCCACAGACGCTGCCCAAGTGGGAGGCCTGTTTCGCACTCAAAACCCATTTCGATGCAGCGACTGGCAACAACATCTATCGCCTGCTGCCCGGTCTTGTCGAAATGGTGCTGGGCTAG
- a CDS encoding carbon-nitrogen hydrolase family protein yields the protein MTILHLAAAAYPVSQLAHWDEYEAKLSAFVAQGVAGGARLLVLPEYASLELVSLLPAHLWDDVRAQLPDLQALLPGFLEVHARLSRQHGVYLLAASFPAEAAAGHFVNRAFFFAPDGTYRFQDKQMMTRFEAEEWGVEAGEGLHVFETELGRIGVNICYDSEFPDFAALQVAAGIEVLLVPSFTGSNHGYHRVRVGSMARALEHQVYAVHAPCLADAPWSYAIETAVGAPAIYAPADNGLPETGIVAAGQMNVPGWLHAALDLSLTAEVRRDGHVLNARDSLPAAARARAGVDVVKL from the coding sequence ATGACCATTCTTCACCTCGCCGCCGCCGCCTATCCGGTCAGCCAGTTGGCCCACTGGGACGAATACGAGGCCAAGCTCAGCGCCTTTGTCGCCCAGGGAGTCGCGGGCGGCGCACGTCTGCTGGTGCTGCCGGAATATGCCAGTCTGGAACTCGTCAGCCTGCTGCCCGCGCACCTCTGGGACGACGTGCGGGCGCAGTTGCCCGATCTTCAGGCGCTGCTGCCGGGGTTTCTGGAGGTGCATGCTCGCCTGAGTCGGCAGCACGGTGTGTATCTGCTGGCTGCCAGCTTTCCCGCCGAGGCTGCTGCCGGGCATTTCGTCAATCGTGCCTTCTTCTTCGCCCCAGACGGCACCTACCGCTTTCAGGACAAGCAGATGATGACGCGCTTCGAGGCCGAGGAATGGGGTGTGGAGGCGGGCGAGGGGCTGCACGTCTTCGAGACCGAACTGGGGCGCATCGGCGTCAATATCTGCTATGACAGCGAATTTCCCGACTTCGCGGCGCTTCAGGTGGCAGCGGGGATAGAGGTGCTGCTGGTTCCCAGTTTTACCGGCTCGAATCACGGCTATCACCGCGTGCGGGTGGGCAGCATGGCCCGCGCCCTGGAACATCAGGTGTATGCCGTCCACGCGCCCTGTCTGGCCGACGCGCCTTGGTCGTATGCCATCGAGACGGCGGTGGGTGCGCCCGCGATCTACGCCCCCGCCGATAACGGGCTGCCCGAAACCGGCATCGTGGCGGCAGGGCAGATGAACGTTCCCGGCTGGCTGCACGCCGCCCTCGACCTGTCGCTCACCGCCGAGGTGCGCCGAGACGGACACGTACTGAATGCCCGCGACTCTCTGCCAGCGGCAGCGCGGGCAAGGGCCGGAGTAGATGTGGTGAAGCTTTAG
- a CDS encoding GNAT family N-acetyltransferase — MADFAGPEFGGLTVEVLSGPQIASAIPALSRLRVHVFREFPYLYAGDEAYETHYLQTYLDAPDSLVVLVRTQAGEVVGASSALPLSAELPELRAPFEAAGLPAIEFWYLAESVLLPDYRGRGLGVRFFAERERRGRELGYRTATFCAVDRPAQHPRRPAGYVPLDEFWKARGYQRRGDLRAFLGWQDLDEAHESPKPMTFWLKELT; from the coding sequence GTGGCTGACTTCGCCGGGCCGGAGTTCGGCGGACTGACAGTCGAGGTTCTGAGCGGTCCGCAGATCGCTTCGGCCATTCCCGCGCTGTCGCGGCTGCGCGTGCACGTGTTCCGCGAGTTTCCTTACCTGTATGCGGGCGACGAGGCCTACGAGACGCACTATCTCCAGACGTATCTGGACGCGCCAGACAGTCTGGTGGTGTTGGTCCGCACCCAGGCGGGGGAGGTGGTCGGCGCGTCGAGCGCCCTGCCGCTGAGCGCCGAACTGCCGGAACTGCGTGCGCCCTTCGAGGCGGCGGGGCTGCCTGCCATAGAGTTCTGGTATCTGGCCGAAAGCGTGCTGCTGCCCGACTACCGGGGGCGCGGCCTGGGTGTGCGCTTCTTTGCCGAGCGCGAGCGGCGCGGGCGCGAACTCGGCTACCGCACCGCCACCTTCTGCGCGGTGGACAGGCCCGCCCAGCATCCACGGCGACCCGCCGGGTATGTTCCGCTCGATGAATTCTGGAAGGCGCGGGGCTATCAGCGGCGCGGCGATCTGCGGGCCTTTCTGGGCTGGCAGGATCTGGATGAAGCCCACGAATCGCCCAAACCCATGACCTTCTGGCTCAAGGAGCTGACATGA
- a CDS encoding ketosteroid isomerase-related protein: MQAAIDLIRAYYAAFNARDRAAMTALLTDDVAHDLNQSGRETGREAFAAFMTRMDASYREELRDIVIMANEDGTRAAAEYVVHGEYIATDSGLPEANGQRYVLPGGAFFELRGGSIARITNYYDLQDWIRQVGG; this comes from the coding sequence ATGCAAGCAGCCATTGACCTGATTCGTGCTTACTACGCGGCCTTCAATGCCCGTGACCGCGCCGCCATGACGGCTCTCCTGACCGACGACGTGGCGCACGACCTGAACCAGAGCGGGCGCGAGACGGGCCGGGAAGCGTTCGCCGCCTTCATGACGCGCATGGATGCCAGCTACCGCGAAGAGCTGCGAGACATTGTGATCATGGCGAACGAGGACGGCACCCGCGCCGCTGCCGAATACGTGGTGCACGGCGAATATATCGCTACCGACAGCGGCCTGCCCGAAGCGAACGGACAGCGGTACGTGCTGCCGGGCGGTGCGTTCTTCGAGCTGCGCGGCGGCAGTATTGCCCGTATCACCAACTATTACGATCTTCAGGACTGGATTCGGCAGGTCGGTGGCTGA
- a CDS encoding PIG-L family deacetylase, with translation MYTTYGTSTPQPLDWLALAPHPDDAEIGVGGTLLRLARAGKRTGILELTRGEGGTLGDPDTREAECVAAAQVLGLSWRGQLELPDGGLMDIPEQARALAVALRLTRPRVLVVPHYLDRHPDHFGAYHLTKRAIHLAQLARAEVPGAAHRVSRVLLYQGNADIAANVLIDVEDVLPQWEAAIRAHVSQFSGAAISETVTPEIIERRRARLMYWGTLGRRRYCEAFESDGAMLLEPEGL, from the coding sequence ATGTACACCACCTACGGCACTTCCACTCCGCAGCCGCTCGACTGGCTGGCCCTGGCCCCTCATCCGGACGACGCCGAGATTGGTGTGGGCGGTACGCTGCTGCGTCTGGCGCGGGCAGGCAAGCGCACCGGCATTCTGGAACTGACGCGCGGCGAGGGCGGCACGCTGGGCGACCCGGACACCCGCGAGGCCGAATGTGTGGCAGCGGCGCAGGTGCTGGGCCTGAGCTGGCGGGGTCAACTGGAGCTGCCCGACGGCGGCCTGATGGACATTCCCGAGCAGGCGCGTGCCCTGGCGGTGGCCCTGCGGCTGACACGCCCGCGTGTGCTGGTGGTGCCGCATTATCTGGATCGTCATCCCGATCATTTCGGGGCGTACCACCTGACCAAGCGGGCCATTCATCTGGCGCAGCTCGCCCGCGCCGAGGTGCCGGGGGCGGCCCACCGGGTCTCGCGGGTGCTGCTGTATCAGGGCAACGCCGATATTGCCGCCAACGTGCTGATCGATGTCGAAGACGTGCTGCCGCAGTGGGAGGCGGCGATTCGTGCCCATGTCAGCCAGTTTTCCGGGGCTGCCATCTCGGAAACCGTCACCCCGGAGATCATCGAGCGTCGCCGCGCCCGGCTGATGTACTGGGGCACGCTGGGGCGGCGGCGCTACTGCGAGGCCTTCGAGAGCGACGGGGCTATGCTGCTGGAGCCGGAAGGGCTGTAG
- the rpmF gene encoding 50S ribosomal protein L32: protein MSKHPVPKKKTSKSKRDMRRSHHALTAPNLVECPHCHAKKLQHHVCGSCGYYDGRQILEVASD, encoded by the coding sequence ATGTCCAAGCACCCAGTCCCCAAGAAGAAGACCAGCAAGAGCAAGCGCGACATGCGCCGCAGCCACCACGCCCTGACCGCTCCCAACCTGGTCGAGTGCCCCCACTGCCACGCCAAGAAGCTTCAGCACCACGTCTGCGGAAGCTGCGGTTACTACGACGGTCGCCAGATCCTCGAAGTCGCCAGCGACTGA
- the moaC gene encoding cyclic pyranopterin monophosphate synthase MoaC, with translation MNELTHFADGQPRMVDVGGKASTARSATAEAWVILPPNARAALEGGQNAKGDPLTVARLAGILGAKRTAELVLLCHPLPISGVEMDVELLPRGVRIQATVKTAGQTGVEMEALTSVSVAALNVYDMLKAASKAIAIEGVRLLAKSGGKSGDYRWQEGGER, from the coding sequence ATGAATGAGCTGACACACTTTGCCGACGGTCAGCCGCGCATGGTGGATGTGGGCGGCAAGGCCAGCACCGCCCGCAGCGCCACTGCCGAAGCCTGGGTGATTCTGCCGCCCAACGCCAGGGCCGCGCTGGAAGGCGGACAGAACGCCAAGGGCGACCCGCTGACGGTGGCGCGGCTCGCGGGCATTCTGGGAGCCAAACGCACCGCCGAACTGGTGCTGCTGTGTCATCCCCTGCCGATCAGCGGCGTCGAGATGGACGTGGAGTTGCTGCCGCGAGGCGTGCGAATTCAGGCCACCGTCAAGACCGCCGGGCAGACGGGCGTCGAGATGGAAGCGCTGACGTCAGTGAGTGTGGCGGCGCTGAACGTCTACGACATGCTCAAGGCGGCGAGCAAGGCCATTGCCATCGAGGGCGTGCGGCTGCTGGCCAAGAGCGGCGGCAAGAGCGGCGACTACAGATGGCAGGAGGGCGGGGAGCGGTAG
- a CDS encoding DUF177 domain-containing protein, producing MNDDTPRIHLGSLLRGSGDASVSGEVQELHYEQAGRPQTLRFAVPAPYGIDVNPLEGNELWLQGYFEPTLDQECSRCLKPVTVPLDLKLGTLMQYRPAVQEPFLEEADSGEELLVFGNPDLDLSSYLAEMALLSAPLSVLHDPDCKGLCQVCGHDLNEGPCEHSAAVPIEQEHATELGVPEGSQHAHQNPFAALQGLNLPDE from the coding sequence ATGAACGACGACACCCCAAGAATTCACCTCGGCAGCCTGCTGCGCGGCTCTGGAGATGCCAGTGTCAGCGGCGAGGTTCAGGAACTTCATTACGAGCAGGCCGGCAGGCCCCAGACGCTGCGCTTTGCTGTGCCCGCTCCTTACGGCATCGATGTCAACCCGCTGGAGGGCAATGAACTGTGGCTCCAGGGATACTTCGAGCCGACCCTCGATCAGGAATGTTCGCGCTGCCTGAAACCGGTCACCGTGCCCCTCGATCTGAAACTCGGCACCCTGATGCAGTACCGCCCCGCTGTGCAGGAACCGTTTCTGGAAGAGGCCGACAGCGGCGAGGAACTGCTGGTCTTCGGCAATCCCGACCTCGATCTGAGCAGCTACCTTGCCGAGATGGCGCTGCTGAGTGCGCCCCTGAGCGTGCTGCACGATCCCGACTGCAAGGGGCTGTGTCAGGTCTGCGGCCACGATCTGAACGAGGGGCCGTGCGAACACAGCGCCGCCGTGCCCATCGAGCAGGAACACGCCACCGAACTGGGTGTGCCGGAAGGCAGCCAGCACGCGCACCAGAATCCCTTCGCGGCGCTGCAAGGCCTGAACCTGCCGGATGAATAA
- the rocF gene encoding arginase: protein MDISILGIPMDLGAGRRGVDMGPGALRNARLNAALRELGHRVHDLGDVAVTIPETVDRLESQGLIFKDSILNACTESYRRLSALGPEVFPISIGGDHSMSMGTVPGASQGKRTGLIWVDAHTDYNTPGSSPSGNIHGMPVAHLTGLGDPQLSSIGGAGWRVDPSEIVMIGIRSVDTAERQLVRDAGIKVYTMKDVDQLGISRIAHETLERLSGVERLHVSFDADALDPTLCPGVGTPVPGGLSYREGHLLMELFAESRRVTSLDIVEVNPTLDTRNATAEVMVGMAASLLGQQIL, encoded by the coding sequence ATGGACATTTCAATTCTGGGGATTCCGATGGATCTGGGAGCCGGGCGACGCGGCGTGGACATGGGGCCGGGGGCACTCCGCAACGCCCGCCTGAATGCTGCGCTGCGCGAACTGGGCCACCGTGTTCACGATCTGGGCGACGTCGCCGTGACCATTCCCGAAACGGTGGACCGCCTGGAATCGCAGGGCCTGATCTTCAAGGACAGCATTCTGAACGCCTGCACCGAGAGCTACCGGCGGCTGAGTGCGCTGGGGCCGGAAGTCTTTCCGATCAGCATCGGCGGCGATCACAGCATGAGCATGGGCACCGTGCCGGGCGCGTCGCAGGGCAAACGCACCGGCCTGATCTGGGTCGATGCCCACACCGATTACAACACCCCCGGCAGCAGTCCCAGCGGCAACATCCACGGCATGCCCGTCGCGCACCTGACCGGTCTGGGCGATCCGCAGCTCAGCAGCATCGGGGGAGCGGGCTGGCGCGTCGATCCCTCGGAGATCGTGATGATCGGGATTCGCAGCGTGGACACGGCTGAACGCCAACTGGTGCGCGACGCGGGCATCAAGGTCTACACCATGAAGGATGTCGATCAGCTGGGCATCTCGCGGATTGCCCATGAAACGCTGGAACGCCTGAGCGGGGTCGAGCGGCTGCACGTCTCGTTCGACGCCGACGCCCTCGACCCGACCCTCTGCCCCGGCGTGGGCACACCCGTTCCCGGTGGCCTCAGCTACCGCGAGGGCCACCTGCTGATGGAACTCTTTGCCGAGTCGAGGCGTGTGACCAGCCTCGATATCGTGGAAGTCAATCCGACGCTCGATACCCGCAACGCCACCGCCGAAGTGATGGTGGGCATGGCAGCGAGCCTGCTGGGGCAGCAGATCCTGTAA